In one Gossypium hirsutum isolate 1008001.06 chromosome D09, Gossypium_hirsutum_v2.1, whole genome shotgun sequence genomic region, the following are encoded:
- the LOC107929028 gene encoding protein unc-13 homolog, whose translation MDHRSQRELCTGPLHGATNTNTGTSLPTTTTTPTPVLEEYEIDLEWPFEYLDGLDCDAIREAAYEIFFTACRSSPGFGGRNTSMSSSHDHHGNVVDGGGNESHGSGSINGRVNGVVMTPTSKVKKALGLKMLKKSPSRRMSFIPTGYNGGGGMSGTSSFVSQGHCSINTGSGIGMGFSSAQNPWPRRPLTSAELMRQQMRVTEQSDHRLRKTLTRTLAGQTGKRSETIILPLELLRHLKPSEFNDPHEYHAWQKRQLKILETGLILYPSIPIDKANSFMIRLRDIIRAGELKAIDTSKNSDMMRTLCNSIVSLCWRSSNGAPTTVCHWADGYPLNVHIYTALLRSIFSTRDETLVLDEVDELLELMKKTWSTLGFNKPMHNVCFAWVLFEQYVVTNQVEPDLLRAAFTMLSEVENDVKKSNRDETYMKILSSMLVVMQNWAEKKLLNYHEYFNRGTIGGIDNLLPLGILSTKILAECRRIETEEGKKGDVKVSDSSGNRIDHYIRSSMKNAFARINDNVKNATMGGRGEAYENLLQLAKETEDLAAQERELFSPILKKWHTTAGSIAAVTLHQCYGEVLKQHLAGTKMLNSEIVGVLQRAAKLEKVLVQMVVEDFDECGNGGKVIIREMMPYEVDTVTIRLLGQWIDERLKKGKKLLLSAKKTETWNPKSKTELYSHSAVELMALIKETVNDFFEIPIGVTEDLILDLAEGLEKIIEEYIIFVASCGSKQNYLPALPPLTRCNQDSMFSRFWKRASPCGVRVEDMHQLMTTKYQHPSPSTSIGTQCLYVRLNTLHYLITHIHSLDKTLAVSPRVLSKSRLSNRKQNVTSFSYFEQANQSIQSACEHVSEVAAYRLIFLDSSLVFYESLYAGSVTSSRLRPTLRILKENLTVLTTILTDQAQALAMKEVMKASFEAFLMVLLAGVPSRIFNRSDYEMIEEDFDSLKRVFCAIPEDVIQKEAEKAEGVISLMGQSTEQLIEDFSIVTCETSGIGFIGIGQKLPMPPTTGRWNRSDPNTILRVLCHRNDRTANLFLKKSFQLAKRNL comes from the exons ATGGACCACCGTTCACAGCGGGAGTTGTGCACCGGTCCCCTCCATGGCGCCACAAACACCAACACCGGCACTTCCCTTCCCACCACCACCACAACCCCAACCCCGGTATTGGAAGAGTACGAAATCGACCTGGAATGGCCTTTCGAATACCTCGATGGTCTCGACTGTGATGCCATCCGTGAAGCAGCTTACGAGATTTTCTTCACGGCTTGTCGTTCATCGCCGGGGTTCGGAGGACGGAACACTTCTATGTCATCTTCGCATGATCACCATGGGAATGTTGTGGATGGAGGAGGGAATGAATCGCACGGGTCAGGTTCAATAAACGGGCGGGTGAATGGGGTGGTAATGACCCCGACGAGTAAGGTTAAAAAGGCTTTGGGTTTAAAGATGTTGAAAAAGTCGCCTTCTCGGAGGATGTCGTTTATTCCGACGGGCTATAATGGCGGCGGCGGAATGTCTGGGACGTCGTCGTTTGTTTCTCAAGGACATTGTAGTATTAACACCGGTTCTGGCATTGGAATGGGGTTTTCTTCGGCGCAGAATCCCTGGCCACGGCGGCCGTTGACGTCGGCAGAACTTATGAGGCAACAAATGAGGGTGACTGAACAAAGTGATCATAGGCTTAGGAAGACTCTCACCAGAACCCTCGCGGGCCAA ACAGGAAAGAGATCAGAAACTATAATCCTTCCACTAGAGCTTCTTCGGCATTTAAAACCATCCGAATTCAATGACCCGCACGAGTACCATGCATGGCAAAAACGTCAGCTAAAGATACTAGAAACAGGCCTTATCCTTTATCCATCAATACCTATAGACAAAGCCAATTCTTTCATGATCCGTCTCCGCGACATAATCCGAGCCGGTGAGTTGAAAGCCATCGACACCAGCAAGAATTCCGACATGATGCGTACGTTGTGCAACAGCATCGTGTCTTTATGTTGGCGGAGCAGCAATGGCGCTCCCACTACAGTTTGTCATTGGGCCGACGGGTACCCTCTCAATGTACACATCTATACCGCTCTCCTTAGATCCATTTTCAGCACTAGGGACGAGACGTTAGTGTTGGACGAGGTTGATGAATTGCTCGAATTGATGAAGAAGACGTGGTCTACGTTGGGGTTCAATAAGCCGATGCACAACGTGTGTTTTGCTTGGGTGCTTTTTGAGCAATACGTCGTGACAAACCAAGTGGAACCCGACCTCCTTCGCGCAGCGTTTACTATGTTGTCGGAGGTGGAGAATGACGTGAAGAAGTCGAATCGGGACGAAACGTACATGAAAATATTGTCGTCCATGTTGGTTGTGATGCAAAATTGGGCGGAAAAAAAGTTGCTTAACTACCATGAGTATTTCAATAGAGGAACTATTGGTGGGATTGATAATCTTTTACCTTTGGGAATATTATCGACCAAGATTTTGGCCGAATGCCGTCGGATCGAAACAGAGGAGGGCAAGAAAGGGGATGTAAAAGTCTCGGATTCGTCCGGTAATCGTATTGATCACTACATTCGATCTTCCATGAAGAATGCTTTTGCAAGG ATCAATGATAATGTGAAAAATGCTACCATGGGAGGAAGAGGGGAAGCTTATGAAAACTTACTTCAATTGGCTAAAGAAACCGAGGATTTAGCCGCGCAAGAGAGGGAGTTATTTAGTCCAATATTGAAGAAATGGCATACAACTGCGGGCAGTATTGCAGCCGTGACGCTGCATCAATGTTACGGAGAAGTGTTGAAACAACATTTAGCCGGGACGAAAATGCTGAACAGTGAGATCGTCGGGGTGCTACAACGAGCCGCGAAACTCGAAAAAGTCTTGGTTCAAATGGTGGTTGAAGATTTCGATGAGTGCGGCAACGGAGGCAAAGTGATTATTAGAGAAATGATGCCTTATGAAGTTGATACAGTCACAATAAGGCTATTGGGACAATGGATCGATGAAAGATTAAAGAAAGGGAAAAAGTTACTTCTGAGTGCAAAGAAAACAGAA ACATGGAACCCGAAGTCGAAAACCGAGCTGTACTCGCATTCGGCGGTCGAGTTGATGGCATTAATAAAGGAAACTgtgaatgatttttttgaaattccGATCGGGGTTACTGAGGATTTGATTCTTGATTTAGCCGAAGGTCTAGAGAAAATCATTGAAGAATATATTATCTTTGTAGCATCATGTG GTTCCAAGCAGAATTATCTTCCAGCACTTCCTCCATTAACGAGATGCAACCAAGATTCGATGttttcgaggttttggaaaaggGCTAGTCCATGCGGGGTTCGTGTCGAGGACATGCACCAACTTATGACCACTAAATACCAACATCCGTCCCCATCGACGAGCATTGGGACGCAATGCCTTTACGTCCGCCTCAACACATTGCATTACTTGATCACCCACATCCATTCCCTCGACAAGACCCTCGCAGTCTCGCCGAGGGTTTTGTCGAAGAGTCGTTTAAGCAACCGTAAGCAGAACGTTACTTCCTTTTCCTACTTCGAACAAGCGAACCAATCGATCCAATCCGCATGCGAACACGTATCGGAAGTCGCCGCGTACCGCCTTATCTTCCTCGACTCGAGCCTCGTCTTTTACGAAAGCCTCTACGCCGGCAGTGTAACCAGCTCAAGACTCCGGCCCACCCTACGAATCCTCAAAGAAAACCTCACCGTTCTCACCACTATCCTAACGGACCAAGCACAAGCATTAGCAATGAAAGAAGTAATGAAAGCGTCATTCGAAGCATTCCTCATGGTACTCCTCGCCGGAGTTCCATCTCGGATCTTCAACCGGTCCGATTACGAGATGATCGAAGAAGATTTCGATAGCTTAAAAAGGGTGTTCTGCGCTATACCCGAAGATGTAATCCAAAAAGAAGCCGAGAAAGCTGAAGGAGTAATATCCTTGATGGGGCAAAGCACCGAACAGTTAATAGAAGATTTCAGCATCGTTACCTGTGAGACCAGTGGAATAGGGTTCATCGGCATAGGTCAAAAATTACCGATGCCACCGACGACGGGAAGATGGAATAGATCGGACCCAAACACGATACTACGAGTATTGTGCCATAGAAATGATCGAACGGCTAACTTGTTCTTGAAGAAATCGTTTCAATTGGCCAAAAGGAACTTGTAA